In Pan troglodytes isolate AG18354 chromosome 21, NHGRI_mPanTro3-v2.0_pri, whole genome shotgun sequence, one genomic interval encodes:
- the PANK2 gene encoding pantothenate kinase 2, mitochondrial isoform X5, translated as MASRGDSTKVDKLVRDIYGGDYERFGLPGWAVASSFGNMMSKEKREAVSKEDLARATLITITNNIGSIARMCALNENINQVVFVGNFLRINTIAMRLLAYALDYWSKGQLKALFSEHEGYFGAVGALLELLKIP; from the exons ATGGCATCTCGTGGAGATAGCACCAAAGTGGATAAACTAGTACGAGATATTTATGGAGGGGACTATGAGAGGTTTGGACTGCCAGGCTGGGCTGTGGCTTCAAG CTTTGGAAACATGATGAGCAAGGAGAAGCGAGAGGCTGTCAGTAAAGAGGACCTTGCCAGAGCGACTTTGATCACCATCACCAACAACATTGGCTCAATAGCAAGAATGTGTGCCCTTAATGAA AACATTAACCAGGTGGTATTTGTTGGAAATTTCTTGAGAATTAATACGATCGCCATGCGGCTTTTGGCATATGCTTTGGATTATTGGTCCAAGGGGCAGTTGAAAGCACTTTTTTCGGAACACGAG GGTTATTTTGGAGCTGTTGGAGCACTCCTTGAGCTGTTGAAGATCCCGTGA